In the Desulfovermiculus halophilus DSM 18834 genome, CCACCGACGCCGCGAACTACACCGACGGCTCGCAGAACCCGCTCATCGTCCTCGACAACATCGAGGCCAAGCAGATGACCGAGGATCTGACCACCTTCATGCTGACCAGCATCACCGGCATCGCCAAGGAGAAACGCAAGAGCGGCACCGACAGCGAGACCATCACCGAGCGGACCAAGTGCCTGCTGAACACCACCGGCATCGAGCCGCTGTGCGGGGAGCTTTCGGAGATCCTGTCGAGGTCCTTCGTCATCAACTTCGACCTCGCCAACCAGGCCAGCGACTGCTTTCTGGAATCGGAGGTCATCTCCGCCATCCAGCAGAACCGGGATCTGATCATCTCGGCCATCATGAAGCGGACCAGCCATGTGCTGGCGATGATCCGGGACGGAGCCCAGAAGCAGGTCATGCGCCTGCTGCACCGAACCATGCCGACCCATGGCAAGCGCCGGTGCAACGATTATCTGAGCCTGATGTACCTGATGATGCTGGCCGGGTCCGAGGAACACGAAGTGACCACCGGACTCGAGGAGCTGAGCCCGCTGTTCATCGAGCAGATCCATTCTATCAACGACACCAGTCAGGAGATGGCGCGGGAGTCGAACCCCATTGCCACGGCGCTGGCGTCGCTTTTCCATGCCTACCGGAACGCGGTGGAGCTGGACGAGAAGGCCCGCTACGGCGAGGACGACCGGGCAAACCACGTGGTGGGGTTCATCGAACGCTACCAGGTGAGGTTCGAGAACGAGAACACCATGGAGCCGGTATCGGCGGGACGGCTGCTCGCGGCGCTGCGCAGGGTCGGCCGGGAATTCAACCTCGAGTTCGAATACAAGAAGCCCGCCCAGCTCGGTCGGCGCATCAGCAACGACCTGGACGTCATCCGGGACGCCGGGTTCGACATCGACCGGCATCGCAATGCCCACACCAAGAACTTCGAGTATTGGATCAGCGCGAACAGGTGGAAATGAAGGAAAACTGGAGAGTTATGCCTGTAATAGACGACGTTGTAGCAAGGTCTGCATATCACGGCGGCCGTCGGCAATCACCATGACATAGACATTTTCGGCCATGACTCGATAGATGATGCGGTAGGGTTTGAAAAATATCTCACGGTACTCGCGAAGCCCGATGGTCAGCAGTTCTTTTGGATAGGCTCCTCGCTCCGGGTTCTCGGAGAGGCTCGAAAAGGCTTTCTCTATTTGATCGAGAACGTAATCCGCTTTTCCCGGCGCGTCGTGGGATGCAATGTAGTCGTACAACTCCTCCAAATCCCGTGACGCATCGTCGGTCAGAAATATCTGGAAGGTCATCAGCGACTCTTGCTCCGGTCTCGAAGCCGCTGAACGACATCACCGGCGGGCTGGACCTTGCCTTCCTCGACCTGACGCGAGCCGAGTGCGAGAATCTTCAGAAGGGCCATGGTCTCCTGGGTTTGCTCATAGCTTTCGATGTCCTGCATCACGACCTTAGCTTCGCCATTCTGGGTGATGACCAGGGGTTCGCCTTGCCCCGACAGGTTACGCACGATTTCTGCGGCATGGGCCTTCAGGTAACTGATCGGTTTGATCTGACTCGATAGTTTCATAACCATCCTCCTTTCATGACCAAATATAGTCCGAAAACAGGTCAACTGTCAATCTGAAACGCCACGGGCAGTCCCAGTTGGGAACCGGAAAATCATTCAGGACGCTCTCGGGCGTCCTTTATTTTTGCGGTGG is a window encoding:
- a CDS encoding type II toxin-antitoxin system RelE/ParE family toxin codes for the protein MTFQIFLTDDASRDLEELYDYIASHDAPGKADYVLDQIEKAFSSLSENPERGAYPKELLTIGLREYREIFFKPYRIIYRVMAENVYVMVIADGRRDMQTLLQRRLLQA
- a CDS encoding type II toxin-antitoxin system Phd/YefM family antitoxin is translated as MKLSSQIKPISYLKAHAAEIVRNLSGQGEPLVITQNGEAKVVMQDIESYEQTQETMALLKILALGSRQVEEGKVQPAGDVVQRLRDRSKSR